CGAGAGCGTGCGCACCTACGCCAGCGTGCTGCAGTGGCTCGAGCCGGGGGACCTCGCCGAGGCGGCCGTCCGCTACCGCGACCTGGGCTTCACCGCCCTGAAGCTGAAGGTGGGGCAGGACCCGCGCGTCGACAGGCTCAAGGCCGAGAGGGCCCGCGCCGCGGTGGGGGACGCGATGGACCTGATGGCCGACGCGAACTGCCGCTACAGCGCGTCCGAGGCCGTGGCGATGGCGCGGGTGCTCGAGGACAACGGCTTCGCGTGGCTCGAGGAGCCCGTGCCGCCCGAGGACGTGGCCGGCTACCGGCTCCTGCGCGAGAAGCTCGACATCGCCGTCGCCGGCGGGGAGTGCGAGTGCACGCACTACCGCTTCGCGCACCTCATCGCCGCGGGTACCTACGACGTGCTGCAGCCCGACGTCTGCCGCGCCGGCGGTCTCACGGCCTGCCACCGCATCGGCGTGCTGGCCGACGCGCACAACCTGCGGGTGGCTCCCCACGTCAGCATCGGCTCGGCCGTACACATCGCGGCGTCCCTGCACTGGGCGGTGAGCGAGGCGAGCGTGTTCATCCACGAGTTCCCCGTGTTCGAGAACCCCCTCGTCGACGACCTGCTGGCCGAGCCGCTCGACTGGCGCGACGGCCGCCTGCACGTCTCCGACCGGCCGGGCCTGGGCGTGGAGGTGCGCGAGGACGTCGTGGCCGCGCACCGGGTGGCGTGATGCGCATCGTCGACGTCGAGGCCATCGCGATCAGCGCGCCCAGCCCCGCCGGGGCGTACTGGGGCAAGGCGTCGTGGGGCGCCGCGGACGCCGCGTCCTCAGTGCCCGACCCCCTGGCTCATTGGAACCAGACGCGCGTGCCGCACCCGGCCCGCATGCGCCCGTCGTACGCCGCCGGCATAGACACCTGCCTCGTGCGCATCGAGTCCGACGACGGCCTCGTGGGCTGGGGCGAGGCGAAGGCGCCCGTGGCCCCGCGCGTGGCCCAGGCGATCGTCCACGACCTGCTGCGCGAGCTGCTCATCGGCGCCGACCCGAGGAACGTCGAGGTCATCTGGGAGACCATGTACGCCTCGATGCGCCTGCGCGGCCACGAGGGCGGGTTCCTCCTCGAGGCCATGAGCGGCGTGGACATCGCCCTGTGGGACATCATCGGCAAGGCCACCGGCGAGCCGGTGCACAGGCTCCTCGGCGGCGCCTAC
The Trueperaceae bacterium genome window above contains:
- a CDS encoding mandelate racemase/muconate lactonizing enzyme family protein is translated as MKIASIEAMVLKAPVPGIGTWRAASFAVPFRFAETTLVRVTSDEGLVGWGEVHAPVAPEVSKAAIDALIAPHLLGKDPLDPAVLWDQQYALMRPRGHALGFMQEAMSGVDIALWDLAGKALGVPVYTLLGGRRRESVRTYASVLQWLEPGDLAEAAVRYRDLGFTALKLKVGQDPRVDRLKAERARAAVGDAMDLMADANCRYSASEAVAMARVLEDNGFAWLEEPVPPEDVAGYRLLREKLDIAVAGGECECTHYRFAHLIAAGTYDVLQPDVCRAGGLTACHRIGVLADAHNLRVAPHVSIGSAVHIAASLHWAVSEASVFIHEFPVFENPLVDDLLAEPLDWRDGRLHVSDRPGLGVEVREDVVAAHRVA